A single region of the Pseudomonas sp. VD-NE ins genome encodes:
- a CDS encoding glycoside hydrolase family 28 protein — MPYRYVVPTQRRQPLALSLAATLTLVCSVPSWALEAPAKLQVPTLAYDDQQIILVWEKPADHADISDYRVYANGVLLGGSNANNDRVSPAKPYIDRFYEQDVAGFHHRIGIHSYTAQGLKPDTAYRFTVRSVGTDGKESADSPALVQRTSKVAAVFDVRKYGAKGDGKSLDTLAIQNAIDACTPGCKVWLPKGTYKSGALYLKSNITVEIAEGATLLGSERAEDYPLAGYIQYPYSSTVRPASLINALPRDPRQHQSFENIRIVGKGTIDGNGWKRRADVVDERGQPLPFYLPSDNTRYQQDGILAKAQVEQAVARGMNVKDAYGQMRSSLITLRNVKNVFYGGFTVVNPAFHGIMNLETENVVLANTTHKTYDANNGDGIEFANSKGAMVFNNFFDTGDDCVNFAAGTGADAVQQKPQEDAWIFNNYFRKGHGMVVAGSHTGAWIQNILAEDNVSDGTDAGLRMKSTNFMGGGARNVIFRDSAIRNTLKQAFIFTLDYNDPNAKLDYQRSTIPGQFRDIRVADVSVENAQGKAIEVKGDSQHNAWHQGLVFERVRFSGPAKAQIDGLKDSLFDHVSFSGHGAANPWQITGSVGLTFKDVQPPPL; from the coding sequence ATGCCTTATCGATATGTTGTTCCGACGCAGCGCAGACAGCCTTTGGCTTTGTCGCTGGCAGCCACATTGACGCTGGTTTGCAGTGTCCCATCGTGGGCGCTGGAGGCGCCGGCAAAACTGCAGGTGCCGACCTTGGCCTACGATGATCAGCAGATCATCCTGGTTTGGGAAAAGCCCGCCGATCACGCCGATATCAGCGACTACCGGGTCTACGCCAACGGTGTGTTGCTGGGCGGCAGCAACGCCAACAATGACCGCGTCTCGCCGGCCAAACCTTACATCGACCGCTTCTACGAACAGGACGTTGCCGGTTTTCACCATCGCATCGGCATTCACAGTTACACCGCGCAAGGCTTGAAACCGGATACGGCCTATCGGTTCACCGTGCGTTCGGTGGGCACCGATGGCAAGGAGTCGGCCGACAGTCCGGCCCTTGTGCAGCGTACGAGCAAGGTCGCGGCCGTCTTCGATGTGAGGAAATATGGCGCCAAGGGTGACGGCAAAAGCCTCGATACCCTGGCGATTCAGAACGCCATCGACGCCTGCACCCCCGGTTGCAAAGTATGGTTGCCCAAGGGCACCTACAAAAGCGGGGCGCTTTACCTGAAGAGCAACATCACCGTGGAAATCGCCGAGGGTGCAACGCTGTTGGGTTCCGAGCGTGCCGAAGACTATCCGCTGGCTGGCTACATCCAGTATCCGTATTCGAGCACCGTGCGCCCGGCGTCGCTGATCAATGCCTTGCCGCGCGATCCGCGGCAGCATCAGTCGTTCGAAAACATCCGCATCGTCGGCAAAGGCACGATTGACGGCAACGGCTGGAAGCGCCGCGCCGATGTCGTCGACGAACGCGGTCAGCCATTGCCGTTCTACCTGCCCAGCGACAACACCCGCTACCAGCAGGACGGCATTCTGGCCAAGGCGCAAGTCGAGCAAGCGGTCGCGCGCGGCATGAACGTCAAGGACGCCTACGGGCAGATGCGCTCGTCGCTGATCACCCTGCGCAACGTGAAAAACGTGTTCTACGGTGGTTTCACCGTGGTGAACCCGGCCTTCCACGGGATCATGAACCTGGAAACCGAAAACGTGGTGCTGGCCAACACCACGCATAAAACCTACGACGCCAATAACGGTGACGGCATCGAATTCGCCAATAGCAAGGGCGCGATGGTCTTCAACAACTTCTTTGATACCGGCGATGACTGCGTCAATTTTGCTGCGGGTACCGGAGCTGATGCCGTGCAGCAAAAGCCACAGGAAGATGCCTGGATCTTCAATAACTACTTTCGCAAGGGCCACGGCATGGTGGTTGCCGGCAGCCATACCGGCGCGTGGATTCAAAACATCCTGGCCGAAGACAACGTTTCCGATGGCACCGATGCTGGCCTGCGCATGAAGAGCACCAACTTCATGGGCGGCGGCGCGCGTAACGTGATCTTCCGCGACTCGGCAATCCGCAATACGCTCAAGCAGGCGTTCATTTTTACCCTCGACTACAACGATCCGAACGCCAAGCTGGATTACCAGCGCTCAACCATTCCCGGGCAATTCCGTGATATCCGCGTCGCCGACGTGAGCGTGGAAAATGCCCAAGGCAAGGCAATCGAGGTCAAGGGCGACAGTCAGCACAACGCTTGGCATCAGGGGTTGGTGTTCGAGCGCGTGCGCTTCAGTGGTCCGGCCAAAGCGCAGATCGACGGGTTGAAGGATTCGCTGTTCGACCATGTGTCGTTCAGCGGGCACGGCGCTGCCAACCCGTGGCAAATCACCGGCAGTGTCGGGCTGACGTTCAAGGATGTGCAGCCGCCACCTTTGTAG
- a CDS encoding 5-carboxymethyl-2-hydroxymuconate Delta-isomerase: protein MPHCLIDCPQTLARRVGEQALLATVHDALDAFGLFKAGDIKVRLNTFEHYRCGAGEDDFVHVVLSVLSGRSAEQRRRLASATVAALVALLPDVESLSMEVVEMPRETFVNRSQYLQEAGLSA from the coding sequence ATGCCGCATTGCCTTATCGATTGCCCGCAAACCCTGGCCCGCCGTGTCGGCGAGCAAGCCCTGCTCGCTACCGTGCATGACGCCCTCGATGCCTTCGGCCTGTTCAAGGCCGGCGACATCAAGGTGCGCCTCAATACGTTCGAGCACTACCGCTGCGGCGCGGGCGAGGACGATTTTGTCCACGTCGTCCTGTCGGTGTTGTCCGGGCGCAGCGCTGAACAGCGCCGGCGTCTGGCCTCGGCGACCGTGGCGGCGCTGGTTGCGTTACTGCCGGACGTCGAGTCGCTGTCGATGGAGGTTGTGGAAATGCCCCGCGAGACGTTCGTCAACCGCAGCCAATATCTGCAAGAAGCCGGATTGTCGGCCTGA